gatCTTAGTGACATTGTTCCACATTGTGATGGCGACAAGAGtcagcagtaaagacttttatattgaaagagactgaagtggaagctatttttacttttaattacagCTTGTAAGAcgcagttaacaaatgcagtgaacAGTGTGTCATCGAAAATCacccttaacagatgaaaggacagtACGACAAAGATATCACTTTCCTCAGCggacattcaaactaatgtttgATATATGAGATTGAACTGatgaatgaatgctgtatcagatgcaggtCATCACACTTGCTCAGTCAATCTCTCTCTCATAATACGCCGTTTTTAATACAGTGAGCGTACAATAAGCGTTCAATGAAGCAACTCAATGGCTACTCAATCAGACCGAATTCATTACAATTGATGAATCCGATTATAGTGTTTGCATGAATCCTAAATAAAGGGATCCGGTTGATGTGTgcgtttatatgtcacaagcttcaaatctgaatagatttttttttaaatgcgcaCACTGCTCAAATAAAAGTGACAAATAATATTGAGTTTTTACACTAtttgcacataataaccactctcctacatggtttctttatttgtttttaacagcagaattaTTATATACACGTTTAtggataaataaacatataaactgctgtggctgctcataTTTATCACACGAAAATAAAGCCCCTTCCCACACCCAAAACGGGTTGCCTGTGGAGatttttataatgacaggacacgcaTTTATACCACAGACAGTAAAAAGAAATGGAAACAGTGCCcgcattggattcaacggagacaagtgaagtcaattagaagcatgcacttcctgggggggtcgagcgtactgcacAAAGTATTTATACAATCatttattcaaaaggaagagcCGCTTGTTCCGTGCGTACATTATTTCTGCGTCATATGTCATTACGTTATTTCTGCATCACTGCACATGCGCAGTCCTTTCAGTTTCATGGTTCAATccaatcaagtgtttacatgcaggctcaatcgtattagaagaggaataaaccacccccttcaatcCGATCGAAATGTCATTCCGATCGAGCTCAATCGGATGGATTAAAGTGTTTATGAACGTTTTTCAATCTGATTGAGCAGGCAATCCGATTACAAACTGAGATTTTAATCTGTGGTGGAGGAAGTTGTATTGCACAAAAGAGGGTTTTTAAAGACACTGCTGTTGTTTTTCTTATGCATTTACACTTGTGCCGTCAAACTCTCTAAGAGCATGATATTGCTCATTTATCTATATAGGAGCAgtatctatatattatattatattaataattcagGGTTATCAttgttatcttgaaacaaaataaatgttgactgaaatgaaatattttacaagTTGGCAAGttgacaaggcaacatttcaaatttttgtattgtttaacatgaagtactaaaataaattaaatcaactaaaactaatgaataaaaaaaactatttagacattttttttaaaaaactactacatttacaaaaaaatgttttactaaagttttaagattttatttttttaaaatgacaaaaactttaatagtatatcaaaagtataaaatatatatttttttttattattaatgtactttatattatattattaaaaaaattaatctgctAACCCGTGTTGAATTAAAGATTGATATTATTAAATAAGGTGgttatattgcatttttataaattattgatTAAAGTGTTAAAAATTAATCACCACACTGTATTTTCAGTCCAGACTATTACTGACATTGCTCATCAAGCCACAATGTTTAAATtgacattcatttaaattaattcctTGTGAACTCTGACCTATGAGTGTGGAGGTCGAGTCCGGCAGGGCAGCCACCACGTTGGGTGTAGAGAGACGGTGGTTCAGTGGCAGAGACTCTGGGTTAATGACATTTCTGACTGAATGATGGAGGAGCTGCTGCAGAAGCTCAGCAGAGCTGGAGTTTGGACTCCGATTCAGGAGCACCGCTGCTATGcctaaaaatacaacaacaacacgGACCACAGCTGTTGTATGGAcagagtgataaaaaaaaatgtcatagttTTGGCATGTATGTGCTAACCAACAACATGTGCCGCTGCCTGTGATGTTCCGCTCTTGGTGGTGAAGCAGGTGGAGCAATCGCTGGAAGCACTGATGATGTCATCACCAGGTGCGAACACATCCACGCAGCGGCCCACATTGGTGCCTGTCGTCCCAGTGCTCAAGGGCTGGTCAGCAAAATTAACGGCCCCTACTGTTATCACCTGCAGCGGAGAACCAAATGATGTCAACAGCGAATATATCTACGAGCAACTGCTTATCTGAAGGATTCAATCCATTGTACCTCTGGCTCTGAGGCTGGTGAGTACAGACAAGCATCATCGTTGTAGTTACCAGCTGCAGCAATAAGCACTGTGCCAGATTCCACCATTTTCCTGCAGGCAGCGTTGAGTGTACGACTAAATCCCCCTACAAATGGCAGCAGTATAATCACAGGTCTGATAGGCTGAGACATCAGAGATGACTGGATATACTCCAGACCTGCAACAGAGTTGGGTCAATTAATGCAAATTTTGCAGAGGTATTCTAAAGGATGGgtcatataaaatgtaaaatctgtCAGTATTATATGCCTTCTtcattaggaacacctgttcagtGCTTTTTAATGGAAATAtctaatcagccaatcaaatggcagcaactcaatgtaTTTAGGTATGTAGACATGGTCAAGATGATCAGCTAAAGTTCAATCCAAGCAACAATATGGGGAAGAAACGGGTTTTAAATCTGTTTGAACATTGCATGGTTGTTGGTGCAtgtaatatttaaactttaagataaattagatcacacacacacacacacacactatatatatatatatatatatatatatatatatatatatatatgtatacatgatCTACTTTATCTTAAAgtttttacaaattttatataaaaaaaaaaaaaaaaaagtttaaatgaatataataattagatattatataatgataaatacataggttaataatatttgtatgtatattagttaaatacaattatttatgttttggtttACCTGCCAAAGCTCCTGACACCGTACCCTTGCCTTGGCAGTTTAACACTCGGACACCGTTTACACTGGCACCTCGAGCTACACCCGAGTCCCGTCCACTGACCACACCTGCTATGTGTGTGCCATGACTGTCACACTGACTAGCCTGTGGGCAGAAGACCGCAGGGAGTGATGGACATATGCTTCTCATTAgctataaaaaaaactgttcagttgttttttttacattcaactaCCTGTCTGTGAACTCTGACCCCATCCTCCTCTGGCACACTGTTGAAGTCCGTCACCATCACCCTGTCCTCAATCTCACGATGAGTCACTTGAACGCTTGTGTCCAAAAGATACACTCCCACCTTTGCTCCGTCATCTGCATAAACAAGTAATACAGCTCAATAGGTCAAGTACTTTATTAccagtaaagaaaataaaaagtactgTGCAAAAGAAAAGGCTGCAGGATCTCGGACCATAATTTTTTAAGTAACAaagtgttacaaaaaaataaaaaaaaaagtgagaaaggGGAAAGCTTTAGCTCACTGGGTGGTGAATATTTTCCACTCTCGTGTTTGTTTTGAAGGATGCGCTGCAGGTTCCATGGGATGCTTTGGGCAAAAATGGAGGAATCCTCTTCAATGTATTCCACATGGGGCAGCTTTACTGCCTGCCAAAAACAAAGGCAATGGAATGAAGAAGACAGGCAATGTGTATTTTTAAGAATTATTGTAATTCCAGTACTTGTTTCCAACAGTTTCCAAGTCCAACAgttcaaacattattaaatatcaaatataaaactTTATGTAATAATGTTAGCAAATTACCATGTGAAGAACATCGCTGCTCATTTTCACCAGAAACCCGTGGAAAGCTCCCGAATAAGTCTGCAGTATTTCGATCAGATATCCGCGTTTGGCGGCTTTCGCGCGGAGTCTGCGCGCGGTGCGCTCCACCTGGTTCACGTGCGTTCCGTTCCGCATCACCACTATAT
The sequence above is a segment of the Carassius gibelio isolate Cgi1373 ecotype wild population from Czech Republic chromosome A20, carGib1.2-hapl.c, whole genome shotgun sequence genome. Coding sequences within it:
- the pcsk9 gene encoding proprotein convertase subtilisin/kexin type 9 isoform X2, translating into MKSVVTVCCLSFLLGLVALVESDEDYTEDEEMILSLILQDDTQPEAESRPPAQFYRCTKDAWRMPGQYIVVMRNGTHVNQVERTARRLRAKAAKRGYLIEILQTYSGAFHGFLVKMSSDVLHMAVKLPHVEYIEEDSSIFAQSIPWNLQRILQNKHESGKYSPPNDGAKVGVYLLDTSVQVTHREIEDRVMVTDFNSVPEEDGVRVHRQASQCDSHGTHIAGVVSGRDSGVARGASVNGVRVLNCQGKGTVSGALAGLEYIQSSLMSQPIRPVIILLPFVGGFSRTLNAACRKMVESGTVLIAAAGNYNDDACLYSPASEPEVITVGAVNFADQPLSTGTTGTNVGRCVDVFAPGDDIISASSDCSTCFTTKSGTSQAAAHVVGIAAVLLNRSPNSSSAELLQQLLHHSVRNVINPESLPLNHRLSTPNVVAALPDSTSTLIGEDLLCRSVWSERSAVKGFATTTARCRHSEEMLSCSSFSQNGVIAGERVEERDGQKECVAVNGNGGHGVFAIARCCTGHKAQCQMLESPERGEDADCPPDHQLTVYIYVHNCHLSLQAAVIPLHLEMYHTLIDLYMAAAGHVLLKGVKCHTHPAATHPLWSAG
- the pcsk9 gene encoding proprotein convertase subtilisin/kexin type 9 isoform X1; this encodes MKSVVTVCCLSFLLGLVALVESDEDYTEDEEMILSLILQDDTQPEAESRPPAQFYRCTKDAWRMPGQYIVVMRNGTHVNQVERTARRLRAKAAKRGYLIEILQTYSGAFHGFLVKMSSDVLHMAVKLPHVEYIEEDSSIFAQSIPWNLQRILQNKHESGKYSPPNDGAKVGVYLLDTSVQVTHREIEDRVMVTDFNSVPEEDGVRVHRQASQCDSHGTHIAGVVSGRDSGVARGASVNGVRVLNCQGKGTVSGALAGLEYIQSSLMSQPIRPVIILLPFVGGFSRTLNAACRKMVESGTVLIAAAGNYNDDACLYSPASEPEVITVGAVNFADQPLSTGTTGTNVGRCVDVFAPGDDIISASSDCSTCFTTKSGTSQAAAHVVGIAAVLLNRSPNSSSAELLQQLLHHSVRNVINPESLPLNHRLSTPNVVAALPDSTSTLIGEDLLCRSVWSERSAVKGFATTTARCRHSEEMLSCSSFSQNGVIAGERVEERDGQKECVAVNGNGGHGVFAIARCCTGHKAQCQMLESPERGEDADCPPDHQLTGCSYSSSSGDVSYSDRPLHGSRRACPAKRGEMSYASCCHTSSLECRLKEQDPTGVSEQVKVSCEDSWTLTGCQGLSSGSGVRGAFALGNTCVVHTAGGDKGAAAIATCCRHRTTHQPSEH